The DNA window GTGTGGAACGGCAACAACGAGCGCATGCACGACGCGGCCATCATCGCGCTGCTGCCGACGTTGGGCCGCACCGATGACATCGGCAACCTGGCGAAGACCTTCGCCATCCATCAAATCTACGACTCGGCCATGCGCACGCTGAACTTCGGCGGCGGCCGGGTGCCTCGCACGGTGAACGGCTCGAACCTGTTCGGCCTCATCCGCGTGGACACCGTCAACCCGGCGTACTTCACGCCCATCGACACCATCTGGAAGCTGCGGACGGGCTACAACTGGCAGGAGCTGGACTTCGACGGGGCGGACAGCTTCCCGGAAGTGCCCTCGCTCGAGAACAACATCCGCAAGTTCTTCAATCTCCCGGAGCCGGACAGCTCGGAGCTCGTGTATCGCAAGGCGACGCGGCTCACCATCCGGCTGCGCTACTTCTACGAGATGAAGATTCCGTTCGCGAACTGGATCATCTTCACCGCGTGGTACGCGTCCCAGTCCAACGTGGCGCTGCGAGGCGCCATCGACCGGGCCACGCTGGACCCGCGCGCCAACATGATGGCGGACGGCAACATCTCCGGCCTCGTGGCACGTGCGCGAGGCATCGAGCACGAGCAGGGCTACGACTCACTCTATGCCCCCGAGATGTGGGTGCTCTGGGGGCTTGCCACCGGAAGCATCCCGCTCGTCTCGAGCCTCGTGGGCAAGCGCTACTTCATGCCGCTGACGGCGACCTACACCATGCGCATGCAGTCCAACTTCCATCGGAAGTGGGTCATGCACCTCAACCCCGACTGGGGCCTGTAAGAGGACGCACACACCATGTTCACTCAAATCCTCCGCCAGAGCTTCCGACGTCAGGAGGGCCAGGCCCTCATCCTGGCCGCGCTGATGGTCCTGGTCATGTCCATCGCCGTGCTGACCACGGTCAACATCGGCCACACCGTTCACGAGCGCGTGCGCCTGCAGAACACCGCGGATGCCGCCGCGTACTCCATGGCCGCCATGGAAGCGCGCGCGTTCAACTTCTACGCGTACGCCAACCGCACGCAGGTGTCTCACTACGTGTCGGCGATGATGTGGCACTCGCTCATCTCCGTCATCTACGGAGCGGAGGCGTTCTTCACGGACCTCTATGGGTTCATGAAGACGCTCAATCCGTGCGCGGGCAAACGCAAGAAACTGTGGATCATCTTGTGTCCCATCATCGAGGTGATCCCGTACATCGGGCCCGTCATCAAGGCCATCAACAAGATCATCACGCTGTACAAGACAGCGTTCCTCCAGCCGCTCCAGCGAATCTTGAAGGCTGTCAATCCAGACAAGTGGCTGGGGAAATACGTCGTGCCAGCACATCGTGTGTTCAACGGCGCCATGTATTTCACGTCACAAGCCGTGATGATGTCGGCGTCCACGCATGTGACGCAGACGACGCAGGGCGTGTTGGACGCGAACGATTCGAACCTCAACTCGATGGCGAGCCAGCTCGCCACGGGCATCTACAGCCAGTGCCTCTTCAGCCAGGCCCACAGCGAGCACGCGGGTGGAAAGCCGCTGGCGCCGGGCTCTTGGAAGAACCCCTTCGGCGCGCTGGATGTGAAGAAGTACAAGGCGAATGACCCGATTGCTCGCGCCAAGCGCTCCATGGGCGGCATCACCAACGCCACCCGTTACTCGTGTGACCGCAATTCGGGCGGTGCATGCCCGGAGCGCTTCATCACGTCTCGCCGTCTGGGAGACATCCTGCCACTGCCAGATGCGCTCGGCTTCATTCGAGACATGCTCAACAACGGCGTGAATGCGCCAGGCCTGTTCGAGTTCCAGAAGATGGGGCAGACGCGCATGCTCTCGGCGACGTTCCCGGCGGCGAAGAACCTGGTGGACCAGGGCCGCTCTCCGCACAACTACATCCGCGACTGGAACGACAACCTCTACCCCTGGGGCATGATGGCTCAGGGCGACAACATGGGCGCGGACGACCTGTACTGGCTCAAGCTGGGGCCCGCCGAGGTCGACGTGGTCGTGGGCAAGGCGGACAACCCGCTGTCGTGCAACAACAAGGACCCGTACACCCGCTGCTTCGGTGACAACCGCAAGGGACTCGGCGACACGTCGCGCACCAAGGTGCCCTACATGCGCATGTTCAAGCCGAGCGTCTGGGCGCTGAACAACGAGGACTCCGAAGGCGTCAACGGCGGCGTCCACTGGCGCGTGCACTATCCGCAGAACAGCGAGAACTGGCGCCGGCACAAGGCTCCGAAGGGGCCTGAGCGTCAGGTGGGTGTCCACGAGGAGAAGGTCTGCGTCCTGGAGCTCCTGAAGGGGTGCTGGTTCAAGGTGAGCGTGTACACGGCCAACGTGCGCCCGGCCCAGGATGGCAACCATCCGTGGGGTGGCGTGACGCCGTTCATGCACTTCGAGCCGGGTCAGTACGGGGGCAAGTTCTGCAACCCGGGCGCGAGCGCCGAGATGAACCAGATGGCCAAGCGCGAGGCGGACTTCAATCAGCCCTCCGCGTGGGTGGCGCTCAACAAGTCTCCCGAGGAGATCGTCAACCGTGACAACAAGGACGGCACGGGGACCAATGCGCCGGCGCTCCTCAACGACGAAGGCAAGGTGAAGTTCTCCTTCACGCCGGACTCCGAGGGGCTGGAGATGTTGAACAACCGCAAGAAGTTCCTCAGCCTCGTCGAAGGCATGAACGTCATCTCTCGCGGCCAGAGCTACTACCACCGCCCGGGCAACTGGACGGAGCAGCCCAACTTCTTCAATCCCTACTGGCGTCCGCGCCTGGCGTCCGTGTTCCAGGGCCGCAATCAGCTCCCCGTGGTCGGGCAGATGATTGATGCACTGCCGAGCGCGCTCCAGGGATTCGGCCCGAAGGTCATCACGCATTGAGGCCCGCGATGAGAACCCGCATGTCTCGCAAGAGTTTTCGTCGCGGTGGTGCCACGGTGGAGTTCGCGCTCTCCGTGCCACTGCTCGTGATGATTCTGATGTTCAGCATGTACCTGACGGAGTTGGTCCGGGCGAAGCTGAAGCTCCAGGAGATGGCGCGCTACGCCGTCTGGGAGATGACCAGCTACGCCCTCACTGACTTCGCCAAGGGCCAGCACGATGCCGCGTTCGAGGACGCGCGCAAGGAGGCTCACGAGGAGCTGGTCGAGCGCTACAAGGACATGGACTCCGTGGAGCCCAACAACCCGGCGGGGTCCTTCATCGCGCGCTACGCCAACGTGCAGGGCACGCTCACCAACAAGGAGATTCCCTTCCTGGAGTCCGGCATGTTGGGGAACCCTGGCAGCACGGGGGAGGGTGGCTCCTTCGCCAGCGGCATCTTCGGACTGCTCAACCGCGGCGCGGGCTCGCTGCTCAACTCCTGGGGCTTCAACAACAAGGGCTGGGTGGAGTCGGAGGTTCAGATGAACTTCCAGAACGCCATCCTCCCGCGCGCCTACCTGGACGAGAACTCAGGCCCGGGTGGCTTCTTCCAGACGGATGTCTTCGGCGGCCACAACATCTCCAACCTGGAGCTGCGCTCGCGCTACTCGATGTACGCCAATGGCTGGCACATGCCGGACGGTGGTGATGCCATCGTCCGTGCTCGGCGAGCAGGCAACCACCGCTCGGGAAGTGACGCGCACGGCCTCCACATCCAGGTGAAGCGGATGGCCTTCCTGGGGATTCCGCCGGATGGTGAGAGCGGCATCGGCAGCGTGCTTGGCTTCCTGGGGAACTTCCTGCCGAACTTCCTGGGGACCTTTGTCGTCTCGCGCAACTACGGTATCTCTCCGGCCCAGAAGGGGAACTGCCTCGGCCTGGAGAAGTACGAGGAGCTCCCGAGCAGCGGTCTTCACGCCATGCGTGGCCTCCTGGACCACGAGCGCCCGGACTGCTTCGACACGGCTCCGTTCCGCGATGAGATGTCGTACGAAGACAGCAACTACATCAAGGTCTTCAAGGCGCGCGGTGAGTTCTTCATGGGCTGCAAGAAGGCCATGGCGGATGACCCGTCGGACCCCGACGCTCAGCAAGAGGCTACGAACAAGGATGAGCAGGACCAAAAGATCCGCTGCGGGGAGTAGCGCGCTCGTTCGCCTCCTGCTGGGTCTGGCGCTCATGGCCTCCGGGCCGGCGCTGGCCGAGCAGGAGGTGCCCGTCTATCCCGGCACGACGCACACGCGCATCGGCAACGACCTGGTGATTGGAGGCGAGTACTACCGTCTTGCCTACTTCACGACGACGGACCCGATGAAAAAGGTCGTCGCCTACTTCGCGAAGAAGTGGCGCGACGAGGGCTACCCGACGGTGGTGGAGGGCGACCAGGAGGAAGAGGCCGTCGTGTCCGCCATCTTCACGCGCGAGGGGTTGCAGCGTGGCGTGGTGCTGCGGGTCCATCAGGGCAAGACGGTGGGCTTCACGGCGCTGCGCGACTTGTGGACCCGTCCGCCGAAGTCTCCGGCCGCGGGCCTGGTGTCGCTGGAAGGCACCATCTACAGCCAGGACGTGGCGGCTCGTGATGACCCGGGTGGCTCACAGAGTCGCTCGGCGCTGGTGACGGGCGAGCTCACCGAGGTGCAGCAGCGCGTGAGCGCGGAGCTGGCGCGGCAGGGCTATGAGCCCGTGCGCCACACGGTGACGAAGCTGGGCGGCGGCACGCAGGTGACGATGGAGCATGCGCGCAAGGGCGAGCAGGTGATGACGACCGTGTCCGCGGTGGATGAGGGCATGGCGACCGTCATGCAGACGTGGGTGGGCACGGACCGTCTGGACGCGGTGCCCAACGACGACGCCGTCCGCAAGAGCCGCGAGGCCTGGGAGAAGGAACAGAAGGCGAAGTCGTCGAAGGGAGCGGGGAAATGAGGGTGGGATTGGCCATCGTCGCCTTGCTGCTGGTGGTGACGCCGGCGCAGGCGCAGCCGGAGAATCCGGCGGCCCGCACGGTCATGGCGCACCTGTCGAAGGGGGCTCGTGCGGCGCGTGTGGGCGACTGGGTGACGTACCGCTTCGACGGCGGTGCGGGCGGCAATCGCGTCTACTACTGGCGCATGGCCGTGGTGGGTGAGGAGAAGGACAAGACCGGCCGGGACTCGTTGTGGGTGGAGATGGAGGCCGGGACGCATCCGGCGATGAAGTCGCCTCTCATGCAGATGCGGATGTTGGTGGCTCGCGAGGGCGAGCAGATCCGCTATGACGCCATCTCCCGCCTCTATATCGGCGGCCCCACGGATCGCCCGCAGGAGTACTCGCAGGAAGCCCTGGACCATGTCCTCAAGCAGATGGAGGAGCAGGGCCGCGAGGACAAGATGCCGGACCCCGACGATGAGAAGACCCCCATGCCCGTGGGGCTCAAGCCTGTGCTACGCTCCAGCAAGGAAATGCGGGTGATGACGCTCGCGGGGACCGTGTCGGCGGTGTCCGTGGAAGTGGTCGTGAAGAAGACCGTCGTCAAGCGGATGTGGCTCAGCCGCGAGATTCCGCTGATGCAGTTGGCGAAGATGGAGATTCCAGGCATCGCCCACTCGATGGAAGTGGCGGAGTACGGTATCGACGCCAAGCCCCGCATGGTGCTTCCCGCCCCATCGGCCCCCAAGGTCCAACTGGAGTACGCGGACCGTATCTTCCCTGACCTTCCCGGGACGGATGCTCCCGACGAAGCAGGCCCTTCGGAGACCCACCCATGACCATCCCCAAGACGCAGCAGCGCCTCCGCGCCTCCCAGCGTGGGCAGGCCATGGTCGAATACTCCATGCTGAACTGGATCCTCGTCGTCGCGCTGGTCATCGGCGCGTCGGTCAAGGTCCGCTGGTCGGATGACGTCCAGTCGAACGTCATCGACCTGTTCATGCGCTCGTACCAGATCTACTACGACTCCTTTTACTTCGTGCTGAACCTGCCGTTCCCGTGACGACCCGAAGCGTGGTGGGGGCGTCATCGCCCGTGGGTTTGCGGCTGCTCCACGCGGCGGTGTTCCTCGCCATGGCGGCGGGTGTGCTGTACGTGTCCGTGCCCGAGTGGCGTCACGTCCTCCTGGTGCTGGGGCAGCCGTTCCATGCGGGCCCGTTGCCTCGGTGGCTGTTGCTCGCGGGCTCGCTGGTCGCCGCGGTGGGTGTGTTGCCCCTGGCCTGGGGGCTGGTGCGCGGACGGTCCGCGCCCCTCTGGGCCTCGGGTGCGGTGCTGGTCTCACTGGTGGGCGCCGTCGGTGCGGGGGATGGCCGCCCGCTCGCGGAGGCCCGCTCGGAAGAGTCGGCGAACCTGGCCATTCTCCGGGTCGGGCGCCGGGTCCACCTGTCCATGGTGCAGGAGCTTCAGGCGCATGGTGGGGCTCCCATCGATGTGGAGTCCTGGCGCAAGGCGCTCGAGGTTGCGGGGCCCGCTCCGGACCGGATTCGCACACGAGAGCTGCGGGCGGTGGCCCCGCACGTGGTGTGGCTCGAGTCGGATGAGGACTCGGCCGAGCCCATGGTTCCTGGCTCGCTGCGGGTCCATGTGACGCCGGATGGGGTCGCCTTCAGCATCCGACTGGTGGGGTTGCGAGACGGCAAACCCGTGCTCCTGCTCGACGACCGGGGCAAGGAGCTGGTGCTGCGCGGCCTCTTCAATCCCGACCTGCCCCCCGCTGAAAAACCCGCGGTTTCGCCTATTCCCTGAAAGGTTCGATTCACGCCGGTGTTGCCGACGACCCGGGACTCGGCCAGTCTCGGGTCACCTCGTGACGCGGTGGCCCATGGCCGGAAGGGGCTCCACCGCCTCGAATGCGAGGACAAGGAGCGCGCAATGGCGCATGCGGCCTGGAAGTGGATGGTCGTCGTCGCGGGCGTTGGGGCAGGGGTGCTGGCGTGCAGTGAGAATGGCGGAGGGGGCGGCCCCTTCACCTTCGATGCGGGCGTGAACAAAGAGCGCCCGGGTTTTGGTGAGGACCCTGGTCAGCCCGTCGGGAATCGCTTCATCTTCCCGTCTGGAATCGAGCTTGCGGGCGACCCCTATGGCGCGAGCGACGCGGATGGGGATTGCGGCAACGGCGTGGCGCCCCAGGGCACGGGGCAGGGCGTGCTGGTGTGCGTGCCGCTGCGCAACCTCTCCGGGGCACCGGTCACGATGACGTTCGAGCCTGCCCTCGTCATGCTGAGCACGTCGGCGAGCCGATATCAGAACGGCATGCTGATGGACCGCATCCGCATCACGATTCCGCCCACGGGCATTGGCCCTGGTGGTGTCGATGCGGGCCCCGATGCGGGCACCGAGGAGAAGCCGTTCATCGTTCCCCTCCACATGTACTGCCTCAACGAGAAGCGCGCGCCCTCCGAGCAGGGAGTGCCCTACGCGCTGGGGCCTGTCTCCACGGACCCGGACATCCTCGCGCTGCTTCGGCTCCTGCAGGGCAAGGCCATCAAGAGCCAGGACGACATCACCGTTGTCCAGGACGCCCTCTACAACATCACCGAGTACACCGGGCTGACCTCGGAAGACGAACGGCGCATCGGGAACCTCCCGAAGGGCTGACGCAACCGCCCAATCCAACAAGGATGGCGCGGGATTCGGTGCTGTCGCGGGAGGTGGTTTTGACACCTGCTCTATCGCACGGCTAACATCTCGCGCCATCGGCGCCAAGGTGCGCCTTTCTAGATTTCTACACCCTTGACCGCCTTTGCCGCCGAACGGCGCCCCCCCGTTTTGGAGGTTCCTGAACCATGCTGAAGGGCAAGACTCCGCTCGTCGTTGCGCTCGTGCTCGGCCTTCTGGCCGGCGTCATCGCGTATTCCGCCATCAAGAAGAAGGAATCAGATGTTCGCCGTGGCTGGAACCTGGTCCCCGTCGTCGTCGCGGCCCAGGACATTCCCGAAGGGACTGTCATCACCTTCGAGATGATCTCCCAACGCTCGGTGCCTGAGCAGTTCGTCACCTCGTCGGTGGTCCGTCCGGACTCGGCGTCCTATGTCGTGAACCAGAAGGTGCTCGTGGCGCTGCAGGCGGGTGATCCGCTGCTGTGGAGCCAGTTCGAGACGACCAAGGCGGCCGAACGGTTGTCGTCGAAGGTCCAGAAGAAGATGCGGGCGATGACCATCGACGCGAAGAACGCCACCGCCGTTGGTGGATGGATTCGCCCGAACGACCACGTCGACATCATCGGCACGTTCCGGGATCCGCAGACGGACGAGAACGTCGGCGTCACGCTGCTCCAGAACATCATCGTGGTGGCCACCGGCAAGATCACCGGTACCACCAACGTGAACCTCATCCCGGAGAACCAGCGCGAGTACAACAACGTCTCGCTGATGGTGCTGCCGGAAGAGGCCGAAATCCTGGTGCTGGCGACGGAGCTCGGCTCGCTGACGCTCTCGCTGCGCAACGAGGACGACGTGGACCTCATCGAGGAGCGCGGACGCGCCACCATCAGCACGCTGCTGTCGGGTGAGCGCACCCGCGTGCTGGAGAAGAAGCGTCAGGAGATCATCCAGATCATCAAGGGTGGTGGCGAGAAGGCCGCCGCCGCTGGCGCCCAGTAACGGGCGCCTCGCCGCCCTCAGCCCCCGGGAAGCGCCCGCATGCTTGCTGGAATCGTCCTCCTCCTCGTCACCGGCTCGGTCTTCTTCTTCAGCCTGGTGATCTTCAGCGTCCTTTCGAAGGCGTATGAGCAGTACCAGGAGCGCTATGTCGCCAAGTCGATGAACGACTTGAGCGACATGTTCCTCTTCATCGATGCACGCCAGATGTTGGTCCTCAACATCGCGTGCATGTGCTTGCTGGGCATCCTGTCGTACATCATCTTCAACCCCATCCTGGCGGTGGTGGCCACGGTGTTCGGCTTCTTCCTGCCGATGCTGCTGGTCAAGCACTACCGCAAGCGGCGCATCAAGAAGTTCAACATCCAGTTGGTGGATGCGCTGCAGGCCATGGCGAACGCGTTCAAGGCGGGTCTCACCTTCCCGCAGGCTATCGAGCATGTGGCGCGCGAGGCGATGCCTCCGCTGTCGCAGGAGTTCGGCCTGTTCGTGAAGGAAGTGAAGCTGGGCGTGCCGCTGGAGGAGGCGCTCATCAACATGGGGCGCCGCGTGGGCAGCGATGACCTGGAGCTGGTGGTGGTGTCCACGAACATCGCGCGTCAGCTTGGCGGCAACATGGCGGAGATGTTCGAGACCATCTCCACCGTGATTCGCGAGCGCTTCCGGCTCGAGGGAAAGATCGACGCGCTCACCTCGCAGGGCAAGCTGCAGGGGTGGATTGTCGCGGCCATGCCGGCGGTGCTGGGCATGGTGCTCAACTACATGCGACCGGACCTGATGGAGCCCATGATGAACCACTTCTTCGGGTGGATCCTCGTGGTGCTGATCGCCATCATGGAAGTGATGGGAATCCTCATCATCCGGCGCATCGTCAACATCGATATTTGAGGGGTGGCCGGTGGATCTCCTGACCCAAGTGTTGGTCGGCAGCTCGGCGCTGCTCTTCGCAGGCGCGGTGGGCTTCTTCGGGCTCGGCATGTACCAGGTGCTCTTCGAGCGCTTCCTGTCGGAGGTGCGTGACGAGTCCCAGGGCGGCATGAAGGGCTTCGGTTCGGTGGCCATCCGCCGGCTGGGGGCCTTCAACCGCCGCTTCATCTGGCCCAGCTACGAAGCGAAGTCGCGCCGCAATCTCATCAAGGCGGGCGAGCCTCAGGGCTACAAGCCCGAGGACATGATGGCGCTCCAGGAAGTGAGCGCCGTGGTGGGCCTGCTGATGGGCCTCATCATCGTCAACGGCGTCGGCCAGAACCTGGCGTGGTCGCTGCTCTTCCTGCTCTTCGGAATGTACTACCCGCTGCTGTGGCTGAACGACCAGGTGAAGAAGCGCCACCTGCTCATCAGCCGCGCGCTGCCGTACAACCTGGACCTGCTGACGTTGTCGGTGGAGGCGGGTCTGGACTTCACCGCCGCGCTGGCGAAGGTGGTGGAGAAGGGCAAGGCGGGCCCGCTTCGCGAAGAGCTTCAGCTCGTGCTCAAGCAGCTCAAGATGGGCAAGACGCGTGAAGAGGGTCTCAAGAGCATGATTGTCCGCGTGGACCTGCCCTCGCTGACGACGTTCGTCACCGCGCTCATCCAGGCGGACAAGATGGGAACGAGCTTGGGCAAGGTGCTGCGCATCCAGTCCACGCAGATGCGCATCGACCGCACGCAGCGCGCGGAGAAGCTGGCCGGTGAGGCGCCGGTGAAGATGCTCTTCCCGCTCATCGCCTGCATCTTCCCGACAGTGTTCATGGTGCTCTTCGGGCCCATCGTGTTCCAGTTCTTCTTCGGCGAGCTCGCGGGGTAGTCCACTGCCCATCCTCCTCTCCATCACCAAGGGGCTCCAGGAGGGACGGGAGCTCGTCTTCGAGCAGGCCGAAGTCAAGATTGGCCGGACCTCGGAGAACGACGTGGTGCTGCACGACCATGGTGTCTCCCGGCACCACGCGCGCATCATCATGCGTGGTGGGCAGTACTTCGCCGAGGACGTCGGCAGCGCCAACGGCACGGTGCTCAACGGCCGGTCGTTGACGGGCGAGCAGTTGCTCCGGGACGGCGACCGGATTGGCGTCGGGCCCGTGGAGTTCACCTTCGTCTGGGTCCCTCCAGATGGTGACGAGGACGCGACGCGCCCCATCCGGCGTGTCCCTCTCCCCCGGAGCCCGCTGCCTTCGGTGAGCCTGGACTCCAGCGGTCAGGAGTTTCTCTCCACGGGGGAGCTGCCCGCGGTGGTGCCCGTGGCTCCGCGCTCGGTGCCGGTGCTGGCCGTGTCGCCACCTGCGCTGGGACCCGCCAGCAGCGGTGGTCATCGGCCTCCACCGACGCAGGTCCCCGCAGGCCTTCCCGTCTTCGAGCCGCTCCTCGAAGAGCGCACCGAGTTGGGCCTGTCCACCGTGGCGGGGCCGTC is part of the Myxococcus landrumus genome and encodes:
- a CDS encoding TadE/TadG family type IV pilus assembly protein, yielding MGMEQEGRSRGTASRQSGQAAVEAAMIMPLAVFMTLGIIQLTLIQHAKLMTEYAAYQAARAGVVWNGNNERMHDAAIIALLPTLGRTDDIGNLAKTFAIHQIYDSAMRTLNFGGGRVPRTVNGSNLFGLIRVDTVNPAYFTPIDTIWKLRTGYNWQELDFDGADSFPEVPSLENNIRKFFNLPEPDSSELVYRKATRLTIRLRYFYEMKIPFANWIIFTAWYASQSNVALRGAIDRATLDPRANMMADGNISGLVARARGIEHEQGYDSLYAPEMWVLWGLATGSIPLVSSLVGKRYFMPLTATYTMRMQSNFHRKWVMHLNPDWGL
- a CDS encoding TadE/TadG family type IV pilus assembly protein, with product MFTQILRQSFRRQEGQALILAALMVLVMSIAVLTTVNIGHTVHERVRLQNTADAAAYSMAAMEARAFNFYAYANRTQVSHYVSAMMWHSLISVIYGAEAFFTDLYGFMKTLNPCAGKRKKLWIILCPIIEVIPYIGPVIKAINKIITLYKTAFLQPLQRILKAVNPDKWLGKYVVPAHRVFNGAMYFTSQAVMMSASTHVTQTTQGVLDANDSNLNSMASQLATGIYSQCLFSQAHSEHAGGKPLAPGSWKNPFGALDVKKYKANDPIARAKRSMGGITNATRYSCDRNSGGACPERFITSRRLGDILPLPDALGFIRDMLNNGVNAPGLFEFQKMGQTRMLSATFPAAKNLVDQGRSPHNYIRDWNDNLYPWGMMAQGDNMGADDLYWLKLGPAEVDVVVGKADNPLSCNNKDPYTRCFGDNRKGLGDTSRTKVPYMRMFKPSVWALNNEDSEGVNGGVHWRVHYPQNSENWRRHKAPKGPERQVGVHEEKVCVLELLKGCWFKVSVYTANVRPAQDGNHPWGGVTPFMHFEPGQYGGKFCNPGASAEMNQMAKREADFNQPSAWVALNKSPEEIVNRDNKDGTGTNAPALLNDEGKVKFSFTPDSEGLEMLNNRKKFLSLVEGMNVISRGQSYYHRPGNWTEQPNFFNPYWRPRLASVFQGRNQLPVVGQMIDALPSALQGFGPKVITH
- a CDS encoding TadE/TadG family type IV pilus assembly protein; the encoded protein is MSRKSFRRGGATVEFALSVPLLVMILMFSMYLTELVRAKLKLQEMARYAVWEMTSYALTDFAKGQHDAAFEDARKEAHEELVERYKDMDSVEPNNPAGSFIARYANVQGTLTNKEIPFLESGMLGNPGSTGEGGSFASGIFGLLNRGAGSLLNSWGFNNKGWVESEVQMNFQNAILPRAYLDENSGPGGFFQTDVFGGHNISNLELRSRYSMYANGWHMPDGGDAIVRARRAGNHRSGSDAHGLHIQVKRMAFLGIPPDGESGIGSVLGFLGNFLPNFLGTFVVSRNYGISPAQKGNCLGLEKYEELPSSGLHAMRGLLDHERPDCFDTAPFRDEMSYEDSNYIKVFKARGEFFMGCKKAMADDPSDPDAQQEATNKDEQDQKIRCGE
- the cpaB gene encoding Flp pilus assembly protein CpaB; amino-acid sequence: MLKGKTPLVVALVLGLLAGVIAYSAIKKKESDVRRGWNLVPVVVAAQDIPEGTVITFEMISQRSVPEQFVTSSVVRPDSASYVVNQKVLVALQAGDPLLWSQFETTKAAERLSSKVQKKMRAMTIDAKNATAVGGWIRPNDHVDIIGTFRDPQTDENVGVTLLQNIIVVATGKITGTTNVNLIPENQREYNNVSLMVLPEEAEILVLATELGSLTLSLRNEDDVDLIEERGRATISTLLSGERTRVLEKKRQEIIQIIKGGGEKAAAAGAQ
- a CDS encoding type II secretion system F family protein, giving the protein MLAGIVLLLVTGSVFFFSLVIFSVLSKAYEQYQERYVAKSMNDLSDMFLFIDARQMLVLNIACMCLLGILSYIIFNPILAVVATVFGFFLPMLLVKHYRKRRIKKFNIQLVDALQAMANAFKAGLTFPQAIEHVAREAMPPLSQEFGLFVKEVKLGVPLEEALINMGRRVGSDDLELVVVSTNIARQLGGNMAEMFETISTVIRERFRLEGKIDALTSQGKLQGWIVAAMPAVLGMVLNYMRPDLMEPMMNHFFGWILVVLIAIMEVMGILIIRRIVNIDI
- a CDS encoding type II secretion system F family protein, encoding MDLLTQVLVGSSALLFAGAVGFFGLGMYQVLFERFLSEVRDESQGGMKGFGSVAIRRLGAFNRRFIWPSYEAKSRRNLIKAGEPQGYKPEDMMALQEVSAVVGLLMGLIIVNGVGQNLAWSLLFLLFGMYYPLLWLNDQVKKRHLLISRALPYNLDLLTLSVEAGLDFTAALAKVVEKGKAGPLREELQLVLKQLKMGKTREEGLKSMIVRVDLPSLTTFVTALIQADKMGTSLGKVLRIQSTQMRIDRTQRAEKLAGEAPVKMLFPLIACIFPTVFMVLFGPIVFQFFFGELAG